The DNA region AATATGGTAGGACTCAATAGCAGCCGTATTTTTTTCGATGCCCACAGTATCTATGTCAATTTCAGCGCGCTGTCGTTTAATGCCAATACCCTGGTGAAATTAAACCTTGGGGGGATTAGTGCCAGGGTGCCAGAATCCAGCAGTTTGATTTTGTTGTTGGTGGGTTTGCTTGGGTTGATGATGATCCGCTGGCGTAAACGCGTTTGATATATAAGGTCAGGCGGGAATTGTCATCCCGCACTGCCCCGCGTACACCAACCCCGGTTCCTCCAGCATGATGGTGCTTTTTGGCCATTGGGCGTTGCGAGGGAATACAACGGGATATGCTTGGGGTTTGGTGCGGAAAAATGTTGTTGTATGGGCGCAAGCGTTTTGGCGTTCATGTCATAAAGCCTATTGTTGGGTCGTTTTCAGCGATTCGAGTGTTTTCAGGATACCTTCGATCATATCCGGGCTGGAGGCGACACCGACGATACCATTCACAATAAACTGCACGCCCACACACAAAATCAAAAATCCCATGATTTTGGTCATGGCATGCAGACCGTTCACACCCAGTACACCGACTAACCGGGTGGACAGGCGCAGGGTGATATAAACAATCACAGCCACCAGCAAGATCCCCGCAATAATGGCGAGAAAATGCAGCCAGTTAGTGGCCAGCGAAGTTAAGCCAATCGTCACAGAAATAGCACCGGGTCCAGCAAGGCTGGGCATGGCCAGCGGTGTAAAGGAGACATCGCGCTTGCGCTTGGACTCCTGGTGCTCGGCCTTGGTTTGCTCGGGTTCGTCTTTGGGGTAGAGCATACGCATACCGACACCGGCCACCAGAATGCCACCGGCAATGCGCAAGCCAGGTAGCGATAGGCCAAAGAACTGCATGATAAAACTGCCCCCGATCAAAAACGCCACCAGAATACAGATCATGTAAATAACGGCTTTGCGCGCTTGCTCCTGCCGCTCTGCTTCCGTATCACCTTCAGTGATAGCGAGGAACATGGGCGCAGTGCTGAAAGGGTTAATAATGGGCAGCAAAGCAACAACGGTAGCTATGGCGAGTTCCATAACAGCTCCACAATTCATCGGGGTAATACAAACGCCTGTTGCAAAAAAGCACAGCTGCCGCCACGCCTTGATTGGCAAGGCCTGGCGGCAGGGCTCTACATGCTATTCAAGTGGTTATCCACAGATACTGTGCATAAACCATGGCGACAGATTTAAGGGCTAACCAGCGCCTGTTCAACGGTCAGGTCATGAATATAGGCAAAGCGTGAACCATCGGCTGGCGGGTTGGCGATAGGATAGCGTTTGATACGCAGTATCACGCGGGTATCACTGCGATGCTGGTAGCCTTGGATGCTGTCGTAAAAGTGTTGCCATGGGCCCTGTGCTGTTTTAATACCCTGTTCGTTGTAACTAATCTCCCTCACCTGCAGGCACTGGTAGTTGGGAATAAGCGGGTGGTTGCAAGGGACAACCAAAGGTTGGATTTCAAGGAAAATAATGTCTCCCTGGCTGCCATAGCGTGTTTCCGCTGTCGGCTCTCCACGCAGGTGGATGTATTCACCCGAGTCCTGGCTCAGGGTGAGTACAGGCGACTCACTGTCGAGACGGATGGCCCAGTGACTGACGTTGGGCAGCCAGTTAGCGAAATAGTGTTCGTGGGCAGAGAGCTCGTTATCGAGGCAGGCTTTTAGCGTGCTGCGCAGCGGGCCGATTTTCAGATGGCTGCCTTTAATGGTCGCCGGGCCGGCTATGTTGTTACACAGGCCAGAAACCGATACCTGGCCATTGCTAAAGTCCAGCTGGGTACGCGCCTCCAGCGTTGAAGCTGGACGTTCGTTAATATTTACCAGCGTCCAGTGGTATTTGCCCAGGGCATCTATATCACTTTTGGGTACTTGCTGGGCACAGCCAGCGAGGGTTAAGACGGCGAGCATAAAAGGAATAATACGCATGGGGGTTTCCTTACGTTGGGTTAAGAGGCTATTACCTAGACTAGCAATAAATAGATGAAGTTGCTGGTTTTCTCGTGATTTATAAAGCAGTACGCTATGTTGTGATGATAAAAATTCAGTAGTCAGGGTAGAACTACATGGCCACAATTATTCCCAATATCCACGCCAGCACCACCAAAATGACCACGGGTGAACGTCGTTTTGGTCAACGCCTGGAGAAACTATTAGAAGACGATTATCTGTGTTGGTTTGATGTTCCCGTAGGGCAAGCGCGGCGCTATCCGGATTTTATTATCTTGCATCCGGGTCGAGGTTTGTTGTTTCTGGAGGTGAAGGATTGGAAGCTATCAACAATTCAATCTATGAATCACCAGACATTTACACTGCTAACCGCTAGTGGCGCTGTTAATAAACCAAATCCAATTGAGCAGGCGCGCCAGTGCGCTTATCAGGTGGTGAATACATTAAAACATGATAAAACTTTGGTTCAACCGAAAGGAAAACACCAAGGTAATTTAGTGTGTCCTTATGGCTATGGCGTGGTTTTTACCAATATATCGCGTAAGCAATTGCAAACGGCGTTAGGTGAGGAGGGTGAGTCCATACTGCCCGCACACCTGGTTATCTGCCAGGATGAAATGCTGGAAAAAACCGACCCCGAAGAGTTCCAGCAACGCCTGTGGGCGATGTTTAATTATCAATTTTCACAAAAACTCAGCCTGCCACAAATTGATCGTATTCGCGCCCATCTATTTCCTGAAATTCGCATAGGTACAGCCGATTTATTTGCCGTAACTGATGCGGCTGCAAGTGGGGCTATGGATGTTGTTGATATTGTGAAAGTAATGGATATGCAACAGGAGCAACTGGCGCGTAGCTTTGGCGAAGGACATCGTGTAGTACATGGTGTGGCGGGGTCAGGTAAAACCTTAATACTGGGCTTTCGCTGCTGGTATTTGGCCCGGACACAAAGTAAACCCATCCTTGTACTCTGCTACAACATATCCCTCGCGGCAAAATTGCGCGCG from Cellvibrio japonicus Ueda107 includes:
- a CDS encoding META and DUF4377 domain-containing protein — translated: MRIIPFMLAVLTLAGCAQQVPKSDIDALGKYHWTLVNINERPASTLEARTQLDFSNGQVSVSGLCNNIAGPATIKGSHLKIGPLRSTLKACLDNELSAHEHYFANWLPNVSHWAIRLDSESPVLTLSQDSGEYIHLRGEPTAETRYGSQGDIIFLEIQPLVVPCNHPLIPNYQCLQVREISYNEQGIKTAQGPWQHFYDSIQGYQHRSDTRVILRIKRYPIANPPADGSRFAYIHDLTVEQALVSP
- a CDS encoding MarC family NAAT transporter, producing MELAIATVVALLPIINPFSTAPMFLAITEGDTEAERQEQARKAVIYMICILVAFLIGGSFIMQFFGLSLPGLRIAGGILVAGVGMRMLYPKDEPEQTKAEHQESKRKRDVSFTPLAMPSLAGPGAISVTIGLTSLATNWLHFLAIIAGILLVAVIVYITLRLSTRLVGVLGVNGLHAMTKIMGFLILCVGVQFIVNGIVGVASSPDMIEGILKTLESLKTTQQ